Proteins encoded in a region of the Syngnathus typhle isolate RoL2023-S1 ecotype Sweden linkage group LG20, RoL_Styp_1.0, whole genome shotgun sequence genome:
- the LOC133144170 gene encoding hyccin-like — MDDSEPAEDGLLAGLRWNRSARDQAQLKHKIRDLPGLLKHGLHLRKKSQSPDTIPGPSAGPTVNKSCSQSFPCAGRAVRNGFLSHGPYPAKDKIHLARIIRVCICGYPRQQIRRYKGISTRMTVTSEFLVQLLTGIHYALCNGEAELGSKALDDVLYRAQLELFPEALLVGNAIKSTQQGAALKSNTKEGARSIQVEITPTASRISRNAVTSLSIRGHRWKRHESQEVSVDSEAAPGGVAIPDISVTGVSSERMPNGESLRARSDGRTYPDGETLGGASDVSPEPRSHESSMRGQEVRRQKSVRRMLENESSGSASIGRSQH, encoded by the exons ATGGACGACTCGGAGCCCGCAGAGGACGGCCTGCTCGCGGGTTTGCGCTGGAACCGGAGCGCGCGGGACCAAGCTCAGCTCAAGCACAAAATCCGGGACCTCCCGGGACTACTAAAACACGGGCTGCACCTGCGGAAGAAAAGC CAATCACCTGACACAATCCCCGGACCAAGTGCTGGGCCGACGGTAAATAAG TCATGCTCCCAGAGTTTTCCCTGCGCTGGCCGTGCTGTGAGAAATGGTTTCCTTTCCCATGGACCGTACCCAGCTAAAGACAAGATACATTTGGCCAGAATCATACg AGTGTGTATATGCGGTTACCCGCGGCAACAGATACGGCGCTATAAAGGTATTAGCACACGGATGACGGTTACATCAGAGTTCTTGGTTCAGCTCCTCACAGGGATACACTACGCATT GTGTAACGGAGAAGCGGAACTCGGATCCAAAGCTTTGGATGACGTCCTGTATCGGGCCCAGCTCGAGTTGTTCCCGGAAGCGCTCTTG GTGGGCAACGCCATCAAGTCGACGCAGCAGGGCGCGGCTCTGAAAAGCAACACCAAGGAGGGTGCACGTAGCATCCAGGTGGAGATCACACCCACCGCTTCCAGGATCTCTCGGAATGCTGTCACGTCGCTCTCTATCAGGGGCCACCGCTGGAAACGACACG AGTCCCAGGAGGTGAGTGTAGACAGTGAGGCCGCGCCGGGGGGCGTGGCCATCCCCGATATCAGTGTGACGGGCGTGAGCAGCGAGCGAATGCCCAACGGAGAATCCCTGCGAGCGCGCTCCGACGGCCGCACCTACCCGGACGGCGAAACTTTGGGAGGTGCCTCCGATGTCAGCCCGGAACCCCGAAGTCATGAGTCCAGCATGCGGGGGCAGGAGGTCAGGAGGCAGAAGTCTGTGAGGCGAATGCTGGAAAACGAGAGTTCCGGGTCGGCCTCCATAGGGAGGAGCCAGCACTAA